A portion of the Lathamus discolor isolate bLatDis1 chromosome 5, bLatDis1.hap1, whole genome shotgun sequence genome contains these proteins:
- the SESN1 gene encoding sestrin-1 isoform X3, producing the protein MHALFADSFAALGRLDNVTLVMVFHPQYLESFLKTQHYLLQMDGPLPLHYRHYIGIMAAARHQCSYLVNLHVNDFLHVGGDPKWLNGLENAPQKLQNLGELNKMLAHRPWLITKEHIEQLLKTEENSWSLAELIHAVVLLTHYHSLASFTFGCGISPEIDCEGGHTFRPPSVSNYCMCDITNGYHGVDEIHASPTGSIPSTESVCEVEALMEKMKQLQECRDEEEASQEEMATRFEREKRESMFVCSSEDEESAPARDVSRHFEDTSYGYKDFSRHGMHVPTFRVQDYSWEDHGYSLVNRLYPDVGQLLDEKFHIAYNLTYNTMAMHKDVDTSMLRRAIWNYIHCMFGIRYDDYDYGEINQLLDRSFKVYIKTVVCTPEKTTKRMYDSFWRQFEHSEKGQTTLSPPPLLTTPCAPQVHVNLLLVEARMQAELLYALRAITRYMT; encoded by the exons ATGCACGCACTGTTTGCGGATTCTTTCGCTGCGCTGGGCCGGTTGGACAACGTTACCTTGGTGATGGTTTTCCACCCCCAGTATCTTGAGAGCTTTCTAAAAACTCAGCACTATCTGCTGCAAATGGATGGCCCGCTCCCGCTTCATTACCGACACTACATCGGGATAATG GCTGCAGCACGACACCAGTGCTCTTACCTTGTTAACCTCCATGTGAATGACTTCCTTCATGTCGGTGGAGACCCTAAATGGTTGAATGGTCTAGAAAATGCACCTCAAAAACTGCAAAATTTAGGAGAATTGAACAAAATGTTGGCTCACCGACCCTGGCTTATCACCAAGGAGCATATTGAG caactttTGAAGACCGAAGAGAACAGCTggtccctggcagagctcatCCATGCAGTCGTTCTCCTTACACATTACCACTCCCTTGCTTCCTTCACGTTTGGTTGTGGAATCAGCCCAGAGATCGACTGTGAAGGGGGTCACACCTTCAGGCCCCCTTCTGTCAGTAACTACTGCATGTGTGATATTACAAATGGTTACCACGGGGTGGATGAAATTCATGCCAGCCCAACTGGAAGTATTCCA TCTACAGAGTCTGTCTGTGAAGTTGAAGCTCTAATGGAGAAAATGAAGCAGCTACAAGAGTGTAGAGATGAAGAGGAAGCCAGCCAGGAAGAGATGGCTACGCGTTttgaaagggagaagagagagagcatGTTCGTCTGTTCTTCAG AAGATGAAGAATCAGCACCTGCAAGAGATGTGTCTCGCCACTTTGAGGACACCAGCTATGGTTACAAAGACTTCTCCAGACATGGGATGCACGTGCCCACCTTTCGTGTTCAG gATTATTCCTGGGAAGACCATGGCTATTCCTTGGTTAATCGTCTTTACCCAGATGTGGGACAACTACTTGATGAGAAGTTTCACATTGCTTATAATCTGACTTACAACACCATGGCCATGCACAAAGATGTGGATACCTCAATGCTACGACGAGCTATTTGGAACTATATTCATTGTATGTTTGGAATAAG ATACGATGATTATGACTACGGTGAAATTAATCAGTTGTTGGACCGCAGCTTTAAAGTTTATATCAAGACTGTGGTTTGCACTCCTGAAAAGACCACAAAAAGAATGtatgatagcttctggaggcaGTTTGAACACTCTGAGAAG GGGCAAACGACCTTATCACCTCCTCCTTTGTTAACAACCCCCTGTGCTCCACAG gTCCATGTAAATTTGCTTCTGGTAGAAGCTCGGATGCAAGCCGAACTACTTTATGCTCTGAGAGCTATTACTCGCTATATGACCTGA